Proteins from a genomic interval of Corynebacterium deserti GIMN1.010:
- a CDS encoding SulP family inorganic anion transporter has protein sequence MSIKWARLVPGITAMRGYQRSWLKGDVIAGITVAAYLVPQVMAYAVIAGLPAVVGLWGVLAPMALYFFLGTSRNLSVGPESTTALMTAAGVGALVGAAGGPERYAEVAALLAIAVGIVCAVGFIGRLGFLTRLLSRPVLVGYLIGIAVLMIVSQLSKVTQVNVESGQTWQEIISFVKVAGQAHIPTVILAVGVLSLLYLANWLTPKFPSTLMVLLLSAAAVGFFHLDRFGLEVIGEVPRGLPQPSIPSIGDLEIWSLLPYAVGIAIVGFSDNVLTARAFASGKDEVIDSNQELLALGTANLANGFFQGFPVSSSGSRTVLGDTAGARTQVHSLVVVALVIMVLLFAGPVLESFPDAALGALVIYAATQLIDVAEIKRIARFRKSELIITAATAASVVAFGVLAGIGVAVALSILDLIRRITRPYADVLGYTPGMAGMHSLEDYPESTAVEGLVVFRYDSPLFFANADDFSKRAIEAVDEATQPVHWFLLNAEANTEVDLTAVDAMEALRKTLEERGIRFAMARVKQDLRRSLEPAGFIESVGEEYIFATLPTAVKGYSVEFRDRFGNYPEGVPKEILEL, from the coding sequence ATGAGTATTAAGTGGGCGCGCCTTGTACCTGGGATTACCGCGATGCGGGGCTATCAACGATCCTGGTTGAAGGGTGATGTCATCGCGGGTATAACCGTGGCCGCGTACTTGGTTCCACAAGTCATGGCTTATGCCGTCATTGCGGGGCTGCCAGCTGTCGTTGGTCTGTGGGGAGTTCTGGCTCCCATGGCGCTGTACTTTTTCTTAGGCACGTCTCGAAATCTCTCGGTTGGTCCTGAATCAACCACCGCTCTGATGACGGCTGCAGGTGTGGGAGCTTTAGTCGGGGCAGCTGGCGGGCCTGAACGATACGCAGAAGTAGCAGCACTATTGGCTATTGCAGTGGGCATTGTATGCGCTGTTGGTTTTATCGGCCGATTGGGCTTTCTTACCAGGCTATTATCTCGACCGGTGCTCGTTGGATATTTGATCGGTATTGCAGTCTTGATGATCGTCAGTCAGCTGTCCAAAGTCACCCAGGTGAATGTGGAGAGCGGTCAAACGTGGCAGGAAATAATATCGTTCGTAAAGGTAGCTGGCCAGGCGCATATTCCCACAGTGATTCTGGCGGTTGGGGTGTTGAGTTTGTTGTATCTGGCAAATTGGTTGACGCCTAAATTTCCCAGCACGCTCATGGTTCTTCTGCTTTCGGCTGCCGCGGTGGGGTTTTTTCATCTGGATAGGTTTGGTCTTGAGGTCATTGGTGAGGTGCCCCGTGGCCTTCCTCAACCAAGTATTCCCTCGATTGGCGATCTAGAGATCTGGTCGTTGTTGCCCTATGCCGTCGGTATTGCCATCGTTGGGTTTTCAGACAATGTGTTGACTGCTCGCGCATTCGCGTCTGGAAAAGATGAGGTGATTGATTCCAACCAGGAGCTGCTCGCACTGGGAACCGCGAACCTGGCCAATGGGTTCTTCCAGGGATTTCCTGTGTCATCGAGTGGCTCCCGAACTGTTCTTGGAGACACGGCAGGTGCTCGCACTCAGGTGCATTCACTTGTTGTGGTGGCGCTGGTGATCATGGTGCTGTTGTTTGCTGGTCCTGTGCTCGAGTCTTTCCCAGACGCGGCACTTGGCGCCTTAGTTATTTATGCAGCAACGCAGCTGATTGATGTTGCAGAAATTAAAAGGATTGCACGTTTCCGCAAGAGCGAGTTGATCATTACAGCGGCTACTGCTGCATCCGTTGTGGCTTTTGGCGTGCTCGCAGGCATCGGCGTCGCGGTTGCGTTGTCCATCTTGGACCTCATCAGGCGAATCACTCGCCCTTACGCCGACGTCCTAGGATATACACCCGGCATGGCTGGAATGCACAGCTTGGAGGACTATCCTGAATCCACAGCGGTCGAAGGACTCGTGGTGTTTCGATACGATTCGCCCCTGTTTTTCGCCAACGCTGACGATTTTTCCAAGCGTGCCATCGAAGCCGTTGATGAAGCAACTCAACCCGTGCATTGGTTTTTACTGAATGCTGAAGCGAATACGGAAGTTGATCTCACGGCCGTCGATGCCATGGAAGCACTTCGCAAAACCCTGGAGGAACGGGGTATCCGATTTGCGATGGCCCGGGTGAAGCAAGATCTACGCCGAAGCCTCGAGCCTGCAGGTTTCATTGAATCCGTGGGGGAGGAGTACATTTTCGCCACACTCCCCACTGCAGTCAAGGGGTATTCCGTGGAGTTTCGCGATCGTTTTGGAAACTATCCAGAAGGCGTTCCGAAAGAAATTTTGGAACTTTAA